From a region of the Alnus glutinosa chromosome 1, dhAlnGlut1.1, whole genome shotgun sequence genome:
- the LOC133868373 gene encoding uncharacterized protein LOC133868373 — translation MAETPLKRQREETQIEECEEFKRHKSYSHILSLLEAEEEEPTQDLSSLITTLQQELSSESIFSPLSFPATEPDLENPTTATATVEDQTSSSSSSSSSAAVLKEDEGDDKERVIRHLLEASDDELGIPNREVGVAYDGDEGFDGVDGFSLCDGLWELEDEAANYYALMQSELFM, via the coding sequence atggcgGAGACACCATTAAAACGCCAAAGAGAAGAAACCCAAATAGAAGAATGCGAAGAGTTTAAACGCCACAAGTCGTATAGCCACATACTCTCTCTCCTGGAGGCAGAGGAAGAAGAACCCACTCAGGATCTGTCCTCTCTCATCACAACCCTCCAGCAAGAACTCTCATCCGAGTCCATCTTCAGCCCTCTTTCATTCCCTGCCACAGAACCCGACCTTGAGAACCCCACGACCGCCACCGCCACCGTTGAAGACCAgacctcctcttcttcttcttcctcgtcGTCAGCAGCTGTTTTGAAAGAAGATGAGGGGGATGACAAGGAGAGGGTTATTCGGCACCTTCTTGAAGCTTCTGATGACGAGCTTGGGATTCCGAACAGAGAGGTTGGTGTTGCTTATGATGGAGATGAAGGGTTTGACGGCGTAGATGGGTTCTCATTGTGTGATGGTCTGTGGGAATTGGAAGACGAGGCTGCCAACTACTATGCCTTGATGCAGTCTGAACTGTTCATGTAG